GTCCAGCTTGTAGGCCATCCTTAATGCCGAGGTCAGCGGGTTGGAAAAAGAATTTTTACTTCAAGGCTTGACTAAAACGCCCAATCGGGTATCGTAGTTGGTGTTACATCAACAACAACGTTAGGAGAAACAACCATGTCCCTCGCAGCAGGTACCTACACCATCGACAAAGAGCACACCGTCATCGGATTCGTTACCAAGCACGCCATGGTTACCAAGGTGCGCGGCAACTTCGGTGAGTTCGACGGCACCATCAACGTCGCCGAGAACATCGCTGACTCCACCGCAGAGGCCACCATCAAGGCTGCTTCCATCTCCACCGGCAACGAGGACCGCGATGGCCACGTAAAGAACGAAGACTTCTTCAACGTGGAGGAGTACCCAGAGCTTTCCTTCACCACCACCAACGTCAACGTTGATGAGGACGGCAACGGCACCGTCACCGGTGACCTGACCATCAAGGGCACCACCAAGTCCGTCGACCTCAAGGTTGAAGAGGTCGCTACCGCTGAAGACCCATTCGGCAACTTCCGCCTGGGCTTCGAGGCACAGACCAAGATCAACCGCAAGGACTTCGGCATCGACTTCAACGCTCCGCTCAAGACCGGCGGCGTCCTCGTTTCTGAAGACATCAAGATCGAGCTCGAGGTTTCTGCCATCAAGCAGTAATCGCACTTCTTTGAAAACCTTGGGCTCTCACAGCCTCCTGGTTACCAATAACTAAAGCCCGCGCCGCGTATCCGCCCGGCCGCGGGCTTTAGTCGTATTCCCCAGGCAAATCTTTCAGGTTTGGTGCCTTGTCTGGGCAATTACTCGGCCAGCACAAAACAACTCCACAACAACTTCAAACAACTTGAATTTATACCTTGAGCTGCAGGTATGAAGAAGCGACCGAATTATATTAGTTGAGAGTTGTGTATAGTTATTTCAAACAACTTCTGGGTTCCGTGAAGCCCCAAGTATTCGCGAGT
This is a stretch of genomic DNA from Corynebacterium accolens. It encodes these proteins:
- a CDS encoding YceI family protein, with amino-acid sequence MSLAAGTYTIDKEHTVIGFVTKHAMVTKVRGNFGEFDGTINVAENIADSTAEATIKAASISTGNEDRDGHVKNEDFFNVEEYPELSFTTTNVNVDEDGNGTVTGDLTIKGTTKSVDLKVEEVATAEDPFGNFRLGFEAQTKINRKDFGIDFNAPLKTGGVLVSEDIKIELEVSAIKQ